The Amycolatopsis solani genome segment GGAGAAGGTGCGCCGCAAGGCCCACACGCAGGGCGCGCCGCCGAACCGGTCGCGGATCCGGGCGGCGGAGCTGCTGCTCGACGCGCTGGCGGCGAAGGCCGAGGAGTACGCGAAGGCCGACGGCAAGCCGTTCGAGCGGGCCGAGCTGATCACCGACCTCGGCGAGCGGATCGACTTCCACCGGTTCCTGGTGGTGTGGTGGCCCGTGCTGTACCCGGCGCAGATCCTCAAGTGGCTGGGCGAGGAGAAGCGGCTGGCTTCGGTGTCGAAGGGCGTCCTGAACCGCGCCGAGATCTCGATGCTGGCCGCGGACCTCGCGGACCGGTCGCGGGGCTGGTCGATCGCGGACGTGGCGCTGCTGGACGAGCTGCGCGTGCTGATCGGGCCGCTGCCGAAGCGCAAGCGCCGCCAGGTGATCGAGGTGGAGCCGCAGCGTTCCGGCGGGGCGCCGACGCGACCCGAGCACTACGACGAGTACTCGCACGTGGTCGTCGACGAGTCGCAGGACCTTTCGCCGATGCAGTGGCGGATGGTCGGGCGGCGCGGCAAGTACGCGAGCTGGACCGTGGTCGGCGACCCGGTGCAGAGCTCGTGGCCGGACCCGGCGGAGGCGGCCCAGGCGCGCGATCAGGCGTTCGGCGTCAAGACGACCCGGCGGCGGTTCACGCTGCGCACGAACTACCGGAACTCGGCGGAGATCTTCGACCTCGCGGCCAAGGTGGTGGCCGGGCACGCGGAGGCGGGCGAGCTGCCGGTCGCCGTCCGGCAGACCGGCGTGGTCCCGGAGGTCCGCCCGGTCGAGGCCACCGGACTGGCGGCCGCCACGCAGGCGGCGGTCAAGGAGCTGATGGGCGCGGTCGAGGGCACGGTCGGCGTCATCACGGCGATGGACCGGGTGCCGGAGGTCTCGGGCTGGCTGTCGGAGCAGGCGGACGAGCGGCTGAAGGTCGTGGGCAGCCTGGATTCCAAGGGGCTCGAGTACGACGCCGTGGTGCTGGTGGAGCCGATCGACCTGGTCACGGAGTCGACGACCGGGCGGCGGGTGCTGTACGTGGCGCTGACGCGGGCGACGCAGCAGCTCACGGTGCTGGCCTCGAACCCGGATTGGCTGCCGTCGGCCTGACGCGACGACGCTGAAGGGCCCCTTCGAGGGGCGGGAGGCGGGGTTCCCGTGCCCTTGAAGGAGCCCTTCAGACCCCCGGTGAAATGAACGTCTCGGGGACGTTTCCGTCCGAGGGCATGTCTAGTCGATCCGCGTTGTTCGGTGTCCGCGCGCCGCCACCGAACAACAACGCCGAACAACAACGCCGAACAACAACGCCGGACAACGTCACGGGCAGGGCGGCGCGTAATCGAGGCCCGGCAGGCTCGCCGTCCACTCGGCCTCGCCGATCCGGGGCGCCGTCACCGCGCAAATCCGTTCGGCCGCCCGGTCAGGATCGGTTTCCCACAACCGTACCGTTCCGTCCGCGCCCCCACCGGCCAGTGTGTGCCCGTCGGGCGCGTACTGCACGGCGTAGACGCGGTCGCGTTCTTCGGGCAGGACCGCCTTCGGCGACGCGGTGGCGACGTCCCACAGCCGGATCGTCCGGTCGTAGCTGCCCGAGGCGAGCGTGCGGCCGTCGCCGCTGAAGGACACCGACATGACGATGTCCGTGTGGCCGGCCAGCACCGTCGAGACGGGGTTCGTGACGTCCCAGAGCCGGATCGTGCGGTCGGCGCTCCCGGTGGCGACGTGCTTCCCGTCCGGGCTGAAGGCGATCGAGAAGATCGTGTCGGTGTGCCCGGCGAGCGTCGCCAGTGCCCGCGGGGCCCGCGGGGCCCGCGGGGCCGAGACGTCCCAGAGCCGCGCAGTGTGGTCCCAGCCAGCGGTGGCCAGGGTGCGGCCGTCCGGGCTGAACGCGAGCGTGTGGACGTCGTCCTCGTGGCCCGCCAGCTTCGCGATCTCCACCGGGTGGAGGCGGTCGGCGAGGTCCCACAGCCGCGCGGTGTGGCCGTCGCCCGCCGTCGCCAGCAACCTGCCGTCCGGGCTGAAAGCGACCGCGTCGATGTCGTCGTGGTAGCGGTTGAACACCGTCGGCGGTCCCGGGTGCGCCGGGTCGGTGATGTCCCGCACCGCCATCGTGTGGTCCCAGCTGCCGGTGGCCAGGGTGCGGCCGTCCGGGCTGATCGCGACGCCGCAGACCGCTTCACCGAAGCCGCCGATCGTGGCGAGGACGCGCGGCGCGGCCGGGTCGGCGCGGTCGTGCAGCCGGACGGCCTTGTCGTAGCCGCTCGTGGCGAGCAGCTTGCCGTCCCGGCCGAAGGCGACGTGGCAGGCCTGGGCCGTGTGCGCCGGGATGCCGGGGCCGGGCAGGTCCCAGAGCCGGGCGGTCTGGTCGTCGCTGGCCGTGGCGAGCGTGCGGCCGTCGCGGGTGAACACCGCGGAGCCGACCGCGCCGATGTGCCCCGGCAGCGACAGCCGCTCGCGAGGCTGCTTCGGGTCCGTGACGTCCCACAGCCGGGCCGTGCGGTCGAAGCCGGTGGTCGCGAGGGTGCGCCCGTCCGCGGTGAACGCGACCGAGCGCACGGTCGCCTTGTGCGCGGTGAGCGACGCCAGCGGCGCCGGGCGGGCCGGGTCGCCGACGTCCCACAGCCGCGCGGTCTGGTCCTGGCTCGCCGTGGCGAGGGTCCGCCCGTCCGGGCTGAAGGCCACCGAGTGCACGACGTCGGTGTGCCCGGCCGCCACGCCGAGGGGCGTCCGCGAAGCGACGTCCCAGACCCGCGCGGTCTTGTCGGCCGACGCGGAGGCGAGCAGCTTGCCGTCGGCGCTGAAGGCGAGGTTGTTGACGTAGGAGGTGTGCCCGGTCAGTTCGCCCAGCGGGCGCGGGCGGGCCGGGTCGGTGGTGTTGTACAGGCGGAGCG includes the following:
- a CDS encoding HelD family protein — translated: MSEPRVRRAEIAIEQAHVDRVYTRLDELRAQAEAMRTKGYEIGQGAQREAIFEQASMLFERDMMVYHANQTLQTLDAEYEGLVFGRLDHLEDAEPTYVGRLGIRDAEFDNLVTDWRAPAAAAFYQATAEEPMDVVRRRVIRCSGQNVLDVDDDVLIADAVPEGMQIVGEGALMAALGRSRGEKMRDIVATIQKEQDEVIRAPWRGVTEITGGPGTGKTAVALHRAAYLLYRHRRQLGGAGVLVIGPSGVFTSYISRVLPSMGETNVELRALGEVLDGLEATRQDAAPLAAIKGSLRMRKILLRALRDTPPEAPEEMRIVYRGEVLKLNARELEKVRRKAHTQGAPPNRSRIRAAELLLDALAAKAEEYAKADGKPFERAELITDLGERIDFHRFLVVWWPVLYPAQILKWLGEEKRLASVSKGVLNRAEISMLAADLADRSRGWSIADVALLDELRVLIGPLPKRKRRQVIEVEPQRSGGAPTRPEHYDEYSHVVVDESQDLSPMQWRMVGRRGKYASWTVVGDPVQSSWPDPAEAAQARDQAFGVKTTRRRFTLRTNYRNSAEIFDLAAKVVAGHAEAGELPVAVRQTGVVPEVRPVEATGLAAATQAAVKELMGAVEGTVGVITAMDRVPEVSGWLSEQADERLKVVGSLDSKGLEYDAVVLVEPIDLVTESTTGRRVLYVALTRATQQLTVLASNPDWLPSA